Genomic window (Paenibacillus sp. PK3_47):
CATCGTTGTCATCTATGCCGTAAGCCGTGGAGGAATTGAGGTCATCGGGAGATGCAGCGAGCTGTGGGGACCCATTTTGTCAGTAATCCTGCTGCTGACTTTTGTGCTAACGCTTCACAACTTGAAACTGAACCATATCCTACCGGTTTATTATGACTCAGGAATTCTTGCGATTGCAAAAGGCTCACTTCCGCCAGCCTCACTCTTCAGCGAATCCATAGTGATTATGATGCTGATTCCCTACATTAAAAAATCAAAAACACCAGTTAAGCGGTATATTTTGGGCGGAGTGCTTATTTCCGTACTCACCGTGATGCTTGGATCTGTATGGGTGATCCTCACCTTTGGTCCGGAGATCAGCTCCAGGTTGAACTTTCCTTTTTTTGAAATGGTCAAGATGGTATACCTCATGGAATTTATTCAGAACATGGATATTTTCGTTATGGCCATCTGGCTTGTCAGCATTTTCATCAAGATGTGTGCTTACTTGTTTGTAGCCAGCGTAGGCATCTCCCAATGGATAGGAAAAGCTGATCAATGGAAAAGGACCCTGTGGTTCGTAGCAGCTGCAGCTTTTCTGGTTTGCATGGGAGTCATCCGGCTGAATCCGCCTACGGAAGTGCTTCTGGAGAAAATTTGGATTCATTTTGTGCTTCCGGTGAATATGATCGGCATTCCGCTCCTTCTCTTGTGTATTTCCAGAATCAGGTTCCGGCGGAAACAGGGGGCGCCTTCGGCTTGAGTTAGAGGGATTAAAAAAGGTTTAGACTGATCCGTTAATAAAAGCAGCGGCGAACTAAGACTTGATTAATAAAGTCTTAGTTCGCCGCTGTTGTCGTTGAATTAACGTTCCCTTAGTTAGCTTAGACAATTGGTGTTCCTTGATGGAATACCATACGCCATTTCAAATCTTCATATTTCCATATTGAACTGCGTAGCGAATGTTGCTCTTTTTCTTCATTGAATATTTTATATGTTGCTAAAACAATATTTTCAGATAAAGGGTGAATTTCAAAATCACTTAATTGCATTTTAACAACACCTATTCCATTTGAGCCTATCCCATCTTTTATGCGCCACACCTTCCCCGAGCTTCCATATTCAAAGAACTCCTCTGCAAGCAATAATGAGAGTTCTTTTACGGAAGTACGTATCTCTGGTGTTAATAGCTTTTCTTCCAGTCTTAACAGCTCTTCACGGATTAAATCAACGCGTTTTGTTTCCATTCTACATCTCCTCGGCAGTAATTTAACTCATTGTACATGATGCAAGTATTTTAGCGAACATATAGACGTAGCCGCCGGGCAGCTCCCGGCAGCCGGTCTGTATGTTTTTTTATTTTTAATTGCACTTATCCCTTGATTATACGTCATAGAACATAGTGCTTAAGCACGATATTCGAAATGCCTAAATAACTGTAAAATTGAAGGGATTATCCGGCGGATTACCTATTACATATTCCTTTACGCATACATATCGGAGAGTAAGGATCGTATAAAATGCCGGAGTGATTTCAATGTACAGGGGGTTCCTAATGTTAAAAAATGATTACCGCAGGATCGGCGCAGGCGCAGTCAGCCTTACTTTGGCCGCTGCGCTGCTGCTCCCGGCTGGAGCTGCGTCATCAGCGCCTTTCCTGCCTCCGCTTCCTGGTGGATTTGCGGAAGCTCCGGGCGTAACTCCGAAATGGGGAGGTGACGCTGGAGATCTTGGAGAAGCCTTCAAGGCAATGCTCGCTGAAATGCCGGCAGCCAAAAATCATGTTCCGCACACCGATTCTTCAGCTCCGATCAAGGTCATCGTTGAGCTGAGAAGCGAACCTGCCAGGGTTGTGGAGCAAAGTGCGGGGAAATCCTTCTCACCGTCGCTCCAGCGAAACAAGCTCCGCGCCGAGCATGCCGCTTTTAAACTGGCGGCCGCCCGTCTCGGTGCTGCGGCAGGCAGCGAATTTACCGAAGTGTTTAACGGGTATGCACTGACGCTGCCCGGGAATCAGGTGGACAAGCTGCTTGACCTGCCGGGTGTCAAGGCGGTGTATCCGGACGAGGCCGTACAGGCGGCGCCGATAAGTGCGGAACCGCTGGCCGGTCCCAGCCCCGTCATTGCAAGCGGCGACCTGATCGGTGCGGACAGCCTGATTGATCAGGGAATTACAGGGGAGGGAGTAAAGGTAGCCGTTCTCGACACGGGGATCGACTATAATCATCCTCTTGTAAAAGACCGGTATGCCGGCGGATATGATCTCGTCGATGAGGATGATGACCCATATGAAACGGACAATCCGGATCACATCCCTCCTGATGCCGACGGCACTCCATATGAAACCGCGCACGGAACACACGTGGCAGGCATTGTAGCCGGAGTGGCTCCCGGTGCGGAGATTTATGCATACCGCGTACTCGGCCCCTACGGCAGCGGATCGACGGAGCAGACGCTGGCGGGAATCGAAAGGGCGGCTGCAGACGGCGCAGATGTCATTAATATGTCGCTCGGGTCGGGCTTTAACCAGTCCTACGCCCCAGATGCCATTGCAGCTGACAACGCAGTGAAGGCAGGCATTACCGTTGTTATCGCGGCCGGGAATACCGGGGAAGAAGGCTCTTATACACTTACTACTCCCGGCGGCGCACATCGCGCAATCACAGTCGGCGCCTCGACCAAGCCGGTCGTGACTCCAGTCATTCATATAGGAGACGCGGAACCCATTTACGGGCTGCGGGCCTTTTTGTCTCCTGAGCTTACAGAAGAAGAATCAGACGTGCGGATAGTCTATGCAGGAGCAGGATCAGCAGCGGATTTTGACAACATAAATGTTCAGGGAGACTTCGTGCTGGTAGACCGCGGGGGCGGGCTGGATTTCTCGGCCAAGTCTTTGAACGCCACAAAAGCCGGCGCAGCTGCACTGCTTATCGCCAACAACGAGACTGAACCCGTGCGCCCTTCCTTAAGCCGGGCCGGGGATTATATTCCAACCTACGGAATTACACTGGCCGAAGGGAAGGCGCTGAAGCAGGAGCTTGTAAATGGTGAAGGCACACTGAGTTACGAATTAATTGATGAACCGGAGCGACTGGCGGACTTCAGCTCAAGGGGACCGGGACTGCCCGACTTCATCATTAAACCCGAGATGATTGCACCAGGCGTTGACATCTTATCTTCCGTCCCTGTGTGGGCCGGTATGGACGGTACATACGATACGGCCTATGCCGAAGAGGAAGGGACAAGCATGGCTGCGCCTCATATAGCCGGTGCCGCCGCATTGCTGCTGCAGGCGGGTGAGGATATGCTCCAGGAACCGCTGGATCCGGAACAGATCAAGTCCATGCTCATGAACAGCGCTGAGCCGCTGACCGACCGCAACGGGTTTGAGTACGGATACTTCGAACAAGGCGCAGGCCTTCCGCATCTGGATCGTGTAATGCAAAGTCCGGTTATAGCCAAGGTGTTCGAACAGCTGGATCTTGGAATTCCCGGCCTGGAGCCGGAGTCTTATTATACAGGGTCTTTGTCATACGGAATCCAGAACCGGAACAGCACGGTGACCAAAACCGTCTACCTGGATAATTTGTCTGGAGCTCCGTTAGATTACCAGGCGGAAATTGAATGGTACACCAAACATGCAGGACTAAACGCGTATCTAAGTGATGAAACACTTGAGCTTCCGGCTGAAGGCGGCTCTTTTGAAGTTACCTTGTCGATTGGCGATAACGCCAGGGACGGGTTCTATGAGGGAGCGGTCAAGCTGACAGGAACGGAGGGTCAAACGCTGTTTCTTCCTTTGGCCGCAGTATTAGGGGATAAACTGAAACCGGATGCCGTTGATTCAGCTAATGTTTATGATCTGATCTTTTCGCCGGACGGCGACGGCTTGTCGGACATGAACGGACTGTATTTCTCGGTGAATGAAAGGGTAACGGACCTGAATTTTGAGGTTTCGCGCTTTGACTTCAACACGGGTGACGGAGAAGTTGTCGGCGACATACACGGGCTCGGCGGCGATTATGCCAAAGGCCGGTATGAAGCCGCCTGGGACGGCAGGGTCTATGACAGCGGGACCGGAGAGCTTGAACCGCTAGAAGACGGTTTCTACATCGTTACACCGGTATACGGGGAAGAGCGGATCCGGCTCGACGAACAACGGTTCAGCTTTGCCGTTGACACCGGTGCACCCCTTCTGTCTTCCATTATGCTGGATGAAGTGGAGCCCCGTGACGGAGAGCGGCAGGCGGTACTCTATGGAGATATTATGGACGACCTGCTGCTTGAGCTGATTACCGGAACAGACGGATATGAGATGGAGGATCTGTTTGGGATCAGCGCCGTTTACGAAGGGGAGGACGGGGCCGCACAGCAGGCGGACGGCGTTCTGT
Coding sequences:
- a CDS encoding DUF4440 domain-containing protein — encoded protein: METKRVDLIREELLRLEEKLLTPEIRTSVKELSLLLAEEFFEYGSSGKVWRIKDGIGSNGIGVVKMQLSDFEIHPLSENIVLATYKIFNEEKEQHSLRSSIWKYEDLKWRMVFHQGTPIV
- a CDS encoding endospore germination permease codes for the protein MKITGKQLFWTLWMLEVGMNLLISIAISAKSSRQDVWLSFLVAGGISLLVTYIAASASLRHPDQTMVQYAVTILGKWPGKLIVIPYFLQWIWVMAMILREEFSFIRLNVLYKTPDWIIIGSMFIVVIYAVSRGGIEVIGRCSELWGPILSVILLLTFVLTLHNLKLNHILPVYYDSGILAIAKGSLPPASLFSESIVIMMLIPYIKKSKTPVKRYILGGVLISVLTVMLGSVWVILTFGPEISSRLNFPFFEMVKMVYLMEFIQNMDIFVMAIWLVSIFIKMCAYLFVASVGISQWIGKADQWKRTLWFVAAAAFLVCMGVIRLNPPTEVLLEKIWIHFVLPVNMIGIPLLLLCISRIRFRRKQGAPSA
- a CDS encoding S8 family serine peptidase — translated: MLKNDYRRIGAGAVSLTLAAALLLPAGAASSAPFLPPLPGGFAEAPGVTPKWGGDAGDLGEAFKAMLAEMPAAKNHVPHTDSSAPIKVIVELRSEPARVVEQSAGKSFSPSLQRNKLRAEHAAFKLAAARLGAAAGSEFTEVFNGYALTLPGNQVDKLLDLPGVKAVYPDEAVQAAPISAEPLAGPSPVIASGDLIGADSLIDQGITGEGVKVAVLDTGIDYNHPLVKDRYAGGYDLVDEDDDPYETDNPDHIPPDADGTPYETAHGTHVAGIVAGVAPGAEIYAYRVLGPYGSGSTEQTLAGIERAAADGADVINMSLGSGFNQSYAPDAIAADNAVKAGITVVIAAGNTGEEGSYTLTTPGGAHRAITVGASTKPVVTPVIHIGDAEPIYGLRAFLSPELTEEESDVRIVYAGAGSAADFDNINVQGDFVLVDRGGGLDFSAKSLNATKAGAAALLIANNETEPVRPSLSRAGDYIPTYGITLAEGKALKQELVNGEGTLSYELIDEPERLADFSSRGPGLPDFIIKPEMIAPGVDILSSVPVWAGMDGTYDTAYAEEEGTSMAAPHIAGAAALLLQAGEDMLQEPLDPEQIKSMLMNSAEPLTDRNGFEYGYFEQGAGLPHLDRVMQSPVIAKVFEQLDLGIPGLEPESYYTGSLSYGIQNRNSTVTKTVYLDNLSGAPLDYQAEIEWYTKHAGLNAYLSDETLELPAEGGSFEVTLSIGDNARDGFYEGAVKLTGTEGQTLFLPLAAVLGDKLKPDAVDSANVYDLIFSPDGDGLSDMNGLYFSVNERVTDLNFEVSRFDFNTGDGEVVGDIHGLGGDYAKGRYEAAWDGRVYDSGTGELEPLEDGFYIVTPVYGEERIRLDEQRFSFAVDTGAPLLSSIMLDEVEPRDGERQAVLYGDIMDDLLLELITGTDGYEMEDLFGISAVYEGEDGAAQQADGVLYPDGYFEIEVLLREGMNDFYIYAYDIAGNGAADEDYAQLLKYSTGADAITVSPALSAANVTTGQPVTVDVRFTAAESVYGAMMSLAYDGRLQAPVIQPSVQLATYQEAHDPGVPLAEYTDSFGISGGRQVVRYGVQLTNSVYSGEGSVASFTFVPAEAGIYTFELGDLLFWNEGRTFTAAAGLARAQLTVTDPAEPETQQPGQPGSQPNPAPGTPVPVTPEPLTANTSSVRSGTLTANASGASALSSAVVAVSDTALNQAVLQAQSAYAVLSLSDLLFADYSFIRLSLTSAQADKLKSSGVGLMLEGREFTLSIPAESLADFAGTQGLSVELSLDPDPGVLTIKGPAAVSNAPAVGVKNGWTSGTPVILRLPLNANTGDDRKIGAYEKAADGSWTYLQSGKLVKDGSLELEVRSDGTYTAAAGTGTFRDLAGHWAKDDIEVLAAHQLVAGKGTAGLFSPNDTVNRAELLTLLDRLQGKGDTWLTHIREQDARRPLTRQEAATLAAAALKNGGAGSDVSLPFADSHFIAPDDRAAVAYMFEQGYMKGEGLFFNPAGILTRAQAAVILSRIVQDLRTP